The Alosa sapidissima isolate fAloSap1 chromosome 12, fAloSap1.pri, whole genome shotgun sequence nucleotide sequence ACACCCACCTTAGAGAGTCAGGTATGCTAACAAGGCTGCTAATTCAACACTCACCTTAGAGAGTCAGGTATGCTAACAAGGCTGCTAACACCCACCTTAGAGAGTCAGATATGCTAACAAGGCTGCTAACACCCACCTTAGAGAGTCAGGTATGCTAACACACAGGCTGCTAACACCCCCCTTAGAGAGTCAGGTATGCTAACAAGGCTGCTAATTCAACACCCACCTTAGAGAGTCAGGTATGCTAACAAGGCTGCTAATTCAACACTCACCTTAGAGAGTCAGGTATGCTAACAAGGCTGCTAACACCCACCTTAGAGAGTCAGATATGCTAACAAGGCTGCTAACACCCACCTTAGAGAGTCAGGTATGCTAACACACAGGCTGCTAACACCCACCTTAGAGAGTCAGGTATGCTAACAAGGCTGCTAATTCAACACCCACCTTAGAGAGTCAGGTATGCTAACAAGGCTGCTAATTCAACACCCACCTTAGAGAGTCAGGTATGCTAACAAGGCTGCTAACACCCACCTTAGAGAGTCAGGTATGCTAACAAGACTGCTAATTCAACACCCACTTTAGAGAGTCAGGTATGCTAACAAGGCTGCTAATTCAACACCCACCTTTATCAGAAAGTCAGGTATGCTAACAAGGCTGCTAAAACCCACCTTAGAGAGTCAGGTATGCTAACAAGGCTGCTAATTCAACACCCACCTTTATCAGAAAGTCAGGTATGCTAACAAGGCTGCTAATTCAACACCCACCTTAGAGAGGCAGGTATGCTAACAAGGCTGCTAATTCAACATCCAGGGTGGACCTGGGGTTGTTGTTGAGAGGAAATGGCAGCTTGTGCTAGCCTACCTGATTCAGGGTGGACCTGGGGTTGTTGAGAGGAAATGGCAGCTTGTGCTAGCCTGCCGTTCAGCAAACagttattgtgtgcacatcccacgAAACGTTGCCTGTTTTGcattaaatatatgggagtcaaaagcagtgttgcggacattatattttttcaattaAGCTATATCAGGTAGGCTAGCACAAGCTGCCCTTTCCTCTCAACAACAACCCCAGGTCCACCCTGAATCAGGTAGGCTAGCACAAGCTGCCATTTCCTCTCAACAACAACCCCAGGTCCACCCTGAAAACGCCCCTCCTCCCCATCATCTGTAACAGTGTAATCAACATCCAATCAGTTTGACTCCACACACATTTAAAGATTACAGAAAACGGCTAAACTGGAAAAGTCTAATAGGGCCTTCGAAAAGGATTATAAACTGTTCAGTTATATCACTGTAGATATTAACTTGTTTATCACCATCCATTTTCCTCGATTCTCTACTGCTTTTACAATTTACAGTTTACTTTTTCATGTGCTGCAATGAATGTTTTATAAGAACTCTAAATTATTAAGCTTCTCTCAAAGATGTTGGCATAAACACTTTATGCGACaggtcagaaatgtaattagtgGTGTTGCAGGTTTAGTCTGCGTGTAGCATCTCAGGCAGAATATACAGTGCCCTATTGTCACGTCCATAACTATGAAATATTGTATCATTCCTGAAAAATGTTATGCTCtctttaaaatgtttttaaaatatggCATATCATAAATAGCAGTATCCCTTAGACATGAAAACATAAGTCTAGTTAGAGTCATGATTGCTTGTGACTTTTATAGTTAGAATATTTTATTTATGCAGGTCTGCTTCAAATCCAATAAATGCAACCCTCAATAAAAGATGAGCTCCATTTCATAAATTAATCACTGTGAACATTTAGGACACGTCAGAAAGCCACACGTGTCAGTCACTCATAGTACACATGTGAGTTAGTTCTTCTGACTTGACTGGAGATATTTTCACAACTGAAGCTCTCCTGCACCCAGATCATTCACCTTTGAGCTGACTGAGACAAACAGTCCCTCCTGCTGCAGTGCgtagcctgcacacacacacattctctctccctctctctctgtctctctctttctgtctctctctatctctgtctgtcactctctctctctctctctctctctgtctctctctctcgttactGCGTGCATTCACCTTGCTGTCTCACCGTCCAGCGTCACACACTACCTCTGTGTGTTGCTAAGCAGAAAAGGGGACATGGCCCACTGTAGCTCCTCTGTGATTGGCTGCTCCCACAGTGGGTCCAGTGTCTCCCTGGCGCAGCGAGGCTGGCACCGGGAGAGCCTGGTTCCTCGAGATTTAGAGTGGACCGGTTACGGCCGGGCAAAACCTCAGCTCTCTGGCGTTTCTGACCGAGCGCACACTCCGAATAGTAATGCAGCGGAGACGGCACCACCACCTCTCGGGGAACTATAGCACAGCAACCAAACCTCCACAGACTCTGTGTTATTGGATCGTCAGTTTCTGCAATCACGTTGCTGCAATCCATGTTTTTGTTAATCTAGTCGACAACTCtacctacattttgttaaatccTGGCAATCTATCAAGCAGACTGTTAGGCAGATGCCAGGCGATAGGCCTATACTCATTTCCATTTTGATAGAGTCATGTTAAATTTACAAGCTGACAGCACCTTTGTCCTTTTGTGTTTCCGCAGCACATTTATCACAATCAGGGAGAGCAATCTCAGTGTTCTGGTGTTGTTATTAGACGAGTCACACTCGCTTGGCTACATAAAGATATGCAGGGCGACATATGTGCTGCTCCGCCCCTTTTGTCTGAAACTGCATCAGATCGCAGCCAAGGCAGCGGCAGCATCAAAGGTTACCATAGCGATGGACCACAGGAtgaaaggggggagggggaatgACTGGGCCtcaagggagatggagggagccgATTGGTTTGTCAGACGCAAATGGAACATGGCGGGGAGCCTGGATGCCTCACAcatggaaaaagaaagaaataagggaaagaaagaaaagaaaagaaataagaTATTTTACAAATACGTTTAAATATACAGGCGAGTAAAAAAGAAAGGAGATCTAGATTTTTTGTTGTCAGTGATTCTATATTATACATGCAGAATTTGTAAAAGATAACATTTGCAATTGACTTCATCCCTATAGTGAGGCTATTGGGCACTGTATACTCTGCTCACTGCAGACTGGAGAGCAAATGACCAGCTTTTCTGCCTTTATTATGACTCAGACTCTCAGCTGCTCATCCAAGCCCTCCATGTCAGAGATGGAGAATGTGTCCAACGCCTCGGGACAGGAGGCGCCGGGCGAGGCTGGAAGCAAGGTAAAattatagcacacacacacacacacatacacacacgcgcacacacacacacacacacacacacacacacacacatacacacacacatacacacacacacacatacacacacacacacacacgcacacacacacgcacacacgcacacacacacacacacgcatacagtacacacacacacacacacacacatatacactcacacacacacacacacacacacacacgcacacacacacataaacacacacacatacacacacacacgcatacgcagcTTTTTGACACACATAATTCATATGCCTCTGAAATCTGTAACAGCAGCATCCTCATCCTCTAGAGcagatatgctcacacacaaacacttcctcATAGCCCCCATGTCAATGTCACTGAGCAGGCAAGAGAACTGCAGACCTTTCAGCTTTATATTCTAATTCCCTGACCAGCCCGCTGACCTTTCAGCTTTTTATTCTAATTCCCTGACCAGCCCGCTGCTCCGTGCGCCTGGTCATCCTGCAGGGGTCTGACCGGAGGAGAGAAATCTGCTAACCTCTGacgtttctctctcccctcgctCCTCGTGCGTGGGTTCTCCAGGTGGAGATGGTGTTCTGCTAACCTCTGACGTTCTCTCTCCCCTCGCTCCTCGTGCGTGGGTTCTCCAGGTGGAGATGGTGTTCTGCTAACCTCTGacgtttctctctcccctcgctCCTCTTCCTCCGCTCCACTAGGTGGAGATGGTGTTCTGGCTGCTGTCCATGCTGGCCACGCGGGACCGCGAGGAGATGTCGCGCACGCTGCTCGCCATGTCCAGCTCGCAGGACAGCTGCATCGCCATGCGCAAGTCCGGCTGCGTCCCGCTGCTGGTGCAGATCCTGCACGACGGGCCCGAGGGGGTGGGCGCCGCGGCGACGGGGGAGGCcggaggaggcggcggcgggAGCAGCCGGGAGGCGCGTTCACGGGCGAGCGCCGCGCTGCACAACATCATCTACTCGCAGCAGGACGAAGGGCAGGCCAGGCGCGAGATGAGGGTGCTGCACGTGCTTGAGCAGATCCGCTCGCACTGCGAGAGCGGCTGGGACTGGATGGAAGGCCACCTCGCCACTCCCTCACCTGGAGGGACCAGCACCACAGGTCAGCATCGCATGCGGCAAATACAGCATACTGTATACTACACTCAGTACAGTATACTCAGTAGAGTTTAGCTGGGGGAAAGGGTGGGACAGCATGCATACTCTAGCAGTGTGAGCTCAGGGCATTACCACTGGATCGCTTGCATAATTGTCCCTGTATTGTCTAATAGAGTACGTGAATAGCTAACCTGTAAACCTGTGGTAATCACACACTTTATTTCACTATATGTTTGGTCACAGTATGACATTTATCACAATATTATTTATCTCTGACCCTTGGTACTGTAGGTACTATCGTAAGCACTATTGTTTATCTGACAATGCCTCACTGTATAGGGCATGTCTCAATGTCTCACCTTATAGGGCATGTCTCAACGCCTCACCTTATAGGGCATGTCTCAATGTCTCACCTTATAGGGCATGTCTCAACGCCTCACCTTATAGGACATGTCTCAACGCCTCACCGTATAGGGCATGTCTCAACACCTCACCTTATAGGGCACCGTATAATCCTCCGTATAGGGCACTGTATAAGGCATGTCTCAAAAAGgattttgatagatagatactttattgatccccaaggggaaattcaagaatgccATGCTCATCTTCTTCTGTGATCCACACAGACATCCCAGAGCCAGTGGACCCCCAGATCTGCCAAGCCGTGTGTGCCGTGATGAAGCTCTCCTTTGATGAGGAGTACAGGCGTGCCATGAACGAGCTCGGTGAGTTACCCTCCGAATCCTCACCCGTCTGCACATCTGTCGTCCGTCATGCTTTaatcaggtcaaaggtcaaaggagGAGTGAGAGGAACATCTCAAATAACAACGTCAAATCACAATGTCAGATCTCAGCGTCAAATCTCAAATCACAACGTCAAATCTCAAATTACAACATCAAATCTCAAATCACAACGTAAAACCTCGGTATCATGAACTAGGGATGAACAGAGATGCCTCCCAATTCTTTACACATAAGCTCAAGACACACCAGGTGTAAGTGCGTGGGCTGAagagctatataaataaatcagTAAGCTACTACTCATAATGCACCCTTTCAGCTATTTATATCACTATTCCCATAAGAAGAGCTATGGAAAATAAAATGTGGATAATTCTTTGATTTTAAAAACATGCTGGATTGAGCTATAAAGGCTTGTTTGTTCCAGCTGGGTAAACTGGAGATAAGGGAATGTAGAGAAACAATGCGACTGGCTTTAAACAACTCAAATTTCCTGTGTTTTAATAACATTTTGTCTTTGTGAGAAAAAGATCTCACCAGATGGACTTGGTCTCCAGTGATATGATAATTATACTCACATGAGAAAAAGATCTCACGAGATGGACTTGGTCTCCAGTCATGATTATTATACTCAAATGCTTCtgcttgtgtgtatgaatgCAGGGGGTCTTCAGGTGGTAGCCGAGCTCGTGCACCTGGACCAGGAGCTGTACGGGGTGATGAATGACCCCATCAACATGGCGCTGAGACGCTATGCTGGCATGGCCCTCACCAACCTCACCTTCGGGGACGTGGTCAACAAGGTAACACACAGTCATGAAACAGACAAGCTTCAGCATTTCTGTTCTTATATGtctataatataatatttacTTTATCTTGACTGTATACTGACATATATCTAGACATTGTCAGTAGTCCAGGTacattgtatatatatatgtacattgTATGTaatacataagtataagtatatatgtatattgtcTATATAAGTAACATCAATAAACTGGAGCCAGTTTCCTTGTATGTGTGAATAACTTTGGCATTGAAAGCTGAAATTACTCTTACTATTAATAAGCTCTGGTTTAGCTTAGGTGTTCAAAAGTTTCTCTGAAAAAGATCCAGTTATTAAGTGTGCCATTTAGCATAGTTTTAATTAATGTACTCAGGCTGGGGTATTTTTAGAGGCAGATGGAGTTTCACTGTATGTTTTCTACTGTTTCTAGGCCACTCTTTGTACTAAGAAGAGCAGTCTTCAGGCGATTGTGACACAGCTTGCATCAGACAGCGAGGAATTACATCAGGTAAAAAATAGAAGAAAGGACTCAGAACAGCACTTTATAAGTGTACTCCTGCAACACGATATTCCAGTATTAGTATGTATTTTTCAGAATGCTAAGAAAACAGTTGTGTCTGTCCTCAGGTGGTGTCGAGCATCCTGCGGAACCTGTCCTGGCGTGCAGATATCAACAGCAAACGAGCGCTCAGAGATGTGGGCAGCGTAGCAGCACTGATGGCGTGTGCGCTTCAggccacaaaggtaaacacaacacacacacaggctaacccTTAGCCTACCCAAGAGTAACCTGAGAGTAACCCTATATAACCCTGTCTGACCCTTAGCCTACCCAAGAGTAACCCTGTCTGACACTGTTAGCCTACCTGAGAGTAACCCCTATCTAACCCTATCTAACCCTGTCTGACACTATTAGCCAAGCTTAGCAGAATTCACTGGAATTGGGTTaaaccagttagcctatagcaccTTTTTagtacacacagagaagaggatATGTAACATGTGTATAACAATATGTTCCATGTCAAACACAGAACCGCACATACATTAAGCTATAATATCTATAAAAGGTGCTGATGAGATGCTATTATTTGAGAAATTATAGGCATATGCTAAGTCAATTTACTGGCTACTCTCCAATGTAATAAAAGGGGTATCAAGCAAAGTAGGACACTTAGTAAGTGCTGATGAGGCACTTATTAAGTCCATTCTACACTTACCATCTTCAGTGATCAACACGTCATCCCTCTGCTCCGTCCTGTAGGAGTCCACTCTGAAGAGCATCCTCAGCGCGCTGTGGAACCTGTCGGCTCACAGCCAGGAGAACAAGGTGTCCATCTGTTCCGTGGACGGCGCTCTGGGCTTCCTGGTCAGCACCCTCACCTACAGGTGTCAGACCAACTCCCTCGCCATCATCGAGAGCGGCGGAGGCATCCTGCGCAACGTGTCCAGTCTCATTGCAACCCGAGATGATTACAGGTATGGCTTGGTATATGTTTGCGATTTAAATATCTGCATTTTTTCCataatatactatatacttCAGAATCTCATTTGACACTACCATAGTACTCAACAATAGTATAGTACATTTCAGAATAGCACTATTTGCTGAAGATCAATGGTTTGTGTAATGCCATGTGTCACAAGACTATACACAATACTTTACCCTTTATACTTGTACAATACCatactttcttctctctttccacaGACAAATCCTGAGGGACCACAACTGTCTGCAGACCCTTCTACAGCATCTGCGTTCCCACAGTCTGACCATAGTGAGCAACGCGTGCGGAACCCTGTGGAACCTCTCTGCCCGTAGCCCCAAGGACCAGGAGCTGCTGTGGGACCTGGGCGCAGTGAGCATGCTCAGAAACCTCATCCACTCCAAGCACAAGATGATCGCCATGGGAAGCGCCGCGGCGCTAAGGAACCTCCTCGCCAACCGGCCGCTGAAGTACAAGGACACGGCCGTGATATCGCCTGGCTCCTGCATGCCCTCCCTCTACATGAGGAAGCAGAAAGCCCTTGAGGCTGAGCTGGATGCCAAACACTTGGCAGAGACATTTGACTCCATTGAAAAGCAAAGTCCCAAACACCCAAGTATTAACAAACCACTGAGGCACATTGAGAGCCTGGCGAAGGACTATGCCTCTGACTCTGGCTGCTTTGACGACGATGAGGCCCCAAACGTGTCAAGCAGCCTGGACACCGGGACATactccatgctatccatgttcCTGAACAATTCCAACTTCCTCCAGGGTCAGCCCCGGAAGAAAGACAATGAACCAGAGAGAGATGTTGGGCTGCCCCTGACGGACGATAAGAAGCACGCTCCCCCGGACGATGAGGTGTCCTTGGCAGCGGAAAAGCTAGCGAAAAAGATCACCAACACAGTGGCAAAGATCGACAAGCTGGTGGAAGACATTACCATGCACACGTCCTCAGAGGACAGCTTCAGTCTCAGCTCCGAGGACCACTTTGTGGACTGGCCGTACGGCTCTGACGAACTCCACGAGGCCAGAGCCAAGTCCTGCTCTCCATGCCGGCTCTCAGACACCAGCAGCCTCGCACACAAAGAGCGACTGAGCCGAGCCCACGCCCTGCTGCGCCTCAAGACCAATCACAGCAGCCTGTCCAACGACAGCCTCAACAGCGGCAGCACCAGTGATGGCTACTGTGGCAGCAAGGACCAGGTGCGCACTGCGGCCAAACCACAAATGCAAAAGCGGCCAGACAAGCTTGAGCTTAAGGTGGCCCACCATGACATCCTCAATAATTCACTGCAAGGCACAACAGAGATTAATAAAAATGAAATACCAGAGCGAGATTCTGAAGTGAAGACGTCAGAGCCAAgcagcacagagacagagaaagctgAAGAGCCTTATCTGTCCACACCAGCGACTACATCAACCAAGGTATCATCCGATGTGAGCATGCCCACCATTAAGCTGTCCCCCTCCTATCAGCACATCCCACTCATACAAAGTGTTGCCAAGTTTGGGGTTGCCAAGAACACTATCAATGTCCAGGCAGCCCAGGCGATGAGAAGGCAAGCCTGGGTGCCTACAGTGATGACTGGTGGAAGCATAACCAAGTTTTCTCCAATCGTAGCAGCCAGAAGCCCAGTTCTGGGGCAGATGGAGACTGTGCAGAAATACTCAGTGGAGAACACACCCATATGCTTCTCACGCTGTAGCTCCCTCTCTTCGCTGTCCTCTGGCGATGGCGCCCTGGATGGACAGAGCCAGAGCGAGAATGAGCTTGAGAGTGACTCGTCCCTTGAAATCATCGAAGTGGAGGATGACGAGGAACTgcggaggagggaggaagaggatgagacGTTGCATGATCTAAGCGACAGCCAGATGCTCGTGACAGACCAGAAAACTAGCGCCAGCATCAGCAGCCTGCCCTCTGACCCCATTGAAATCCCCAAGCATCGTGAGAAGGTCTTCCTCAGGGAGGTCTCCCCCATCATTCCCGAAGACCAAACTCCGTCAAGTTCCTCCGACAATTACATCCATGAGACACCCCTTGTCATGAGTCGCTGTAGCTCTGTCAGCTCTCTGGGCAGCTTTGAATCCCCCTCCATTGCCAGCTCTATCCTGAGCGATCCCTGCAGCGAGATGATTAGTGGCACTGTGAGCCCAAGTGACCTCCCGGACAGCCCTGGGCAGACTATGCCTCCCAGTCGCAGCAAAACCCCATGCTGTGCTGAGACAGGTGGCCCTGAGGCCCAGAACATGGGGATGGGGAACCAATGGGAGAGCAGCCTGAGGAAGTTCATGGAGATCGCAGATTTCAAGGAACGGTTCAACCTACCTCCCGACTTGGACACTATGATCTACTTCACTGTGGAGAAACCGACCGAGAACTTCTCCTGTGCCTCCAGCCTGAGTGCGCTACCTCTTCATGAGCATTACATACAGAAGGACGTGGAGCTCAAACTGACTCCCCTACTTCAGCAACAAGACAACAACCCCAATGCCCAACATGGACAGAGAGATGAAAGGGATGATCGAGGCTGTCTCGACCAAGCTGAGCGGTACAGTGAAGGGAATTCAGATGATGATATAGAGATTCTCAAAGAGTGTATCAACTCCGCAATGCCCTCCAGGTTTAGGAAAGTGAGACCTCTGATGTCTACTCTGTCCAACCAGATGCTTAACCCTCAAGGAAGAAGATCTATTCAACTGCCCGTGTACATGGTACTGCCCAACAGTAATCAGATGTGTGCCATGCGAAAGCCTGGAATGAGTGAAAGGGACATCTATCACGATGATTCATCCTTCACAGATTCAGCAGAGGGTACTGCAATTAACTTCTCAAGCACCACTTCCTTGAGCGACGAGACACTTCAGTACCCCATGAAGGCCAAGGCAGCCAAGGACTGGCGTGCCAGGAACATGGAGAAGAGGGAGCTCATTGATCAAGAGGCCAAGCGCATTGAGGAGCTGCGTATCTTTTCACGCTTCCACAAGCCTAACAAGATGCCCAATCAACCAGAAGTGACGGGTGCTCAGATGAACAGGATGAGGCACGCTGTCCCAACCCAGAGACTGCTCATGCAGAGCAAAGAAATGGCCGCCAGACTGACCCAGCAGAGATTCAACCGAGCCCAGTCACCCGCACCCAACATCCAAACGCAGGCGCAGAACCTTTCACGGAGCATGCCACAGTTAGATCTGCCCATCAGAATGCAAAGGGCAGAGATGTATCAAAGCCAGAAGTCTCTCTACGGGGAGAATGCTCAGGAAAATGTGGCATTTCAGTCAATGCGACACCCAACACCAACTGAGGAAGCCATCTACTGTTTCTATGACGATCAACTGGATAAAGAGGAAACAAGGATGACACAAACAGGACTGAAACAAATAAACGATACAAACAACAGGATAACTATGAAAACCCGTGGAGGGATGAAAGGCAAGCGTGAGGACAGTCCCCAGACAAGGCTCAAGGGCTTCCAAAAGATCAAGCAGAATCTAATTATGAATGAGGCCCCACCATGTTACTCTCTCAGTTCCTCCCTGAGCTCCCTCAGCGATGCAGACTTCGAAGAGCACAAGGGGAAGAAGCAGCAGGTCTGGATGAAAAACAGACACAGCGTGGCGTCTAATCAAGCTCAGTGTAACAACAAGCTTCCCCACATCCAGAGCCAGTATGAGGAGAACAGCTCGCCCAGCTCTGTCAGTATGGACTCTGAGGACGATCTCCTGCTGAAGTGCATCACGTCCGCAATGCCCAAACAGAGGAAGAAGCAATCTGGAAGGAAGAGGAAGTCTGACcggaaacagaaacagagaaaTGGCCAACAAAAAGCTTCCGATGACTGCAAACctgagaaagagatggaaagcGACGACATGTTGTCTGATAAAGACTCGGATCTCAACAGTGTTGAGTGGAGGGCAATACAAGAGGGGGCTAATTCAATTGTAACAAAGCTGCAAGCCTCAAAGTCTCAGGAGCAGTCATCCGAGTCGGAGTCAGTGCTGTCGTTCATGTCTGGTGTGTCTATGACGTCGAGCTTTACCCCCAAGGCCGACAGAAAGAACAACAAAGACAACAAGAATGCAAAGAAACTGTCAGAGGGTAGAAACCAAGGGACCCCACTTGACTTCACCCAACGCAAGCCTGTCTCAAACTTGCCAGTTGTCTTCAGAGGCCGAACGGTGATCTACACACCCAAGAAGGAGACGACCCTCTCACAACGCCCACCTCCCAGGAAGGTGTCACCGAAAACAGAGAAACCGGTAAAGAATCCCAACCTTGCTCAGCATAGATCTCGTAGTCTGCACAGGCTCGGATGGCCCAGTGACTCCACAGCGTTCTCTCTGCCCAAGAGAAGCTCAACTCCACCTGCAAGGATACCAAAGAGCTCATCATCCGGTTCTGGATCTTCCCAAAGCTCTACCCCATCAAGGCAGACCCAGAAAAAGCTTTCTCCTTCTCCAACACAACCCAGTAAGCCTGCCCTGAAAAAGGTCACAACTCCAGCGTCTAGTCCACCAGGCAAAAAGGGAAACACATCACTTGCAAATCAGCCCGCTAAATCGACTGTCAACAGCAAAACTCACAAGTCTCCCGTCCGCATACCGTTCATGCAGACTCCGGCACAGCAACCGAGGACAATCTCTCCACTGGTGACGAATCAGCCTACTTCAATTAGCAGGCAGAACAGCCAGGTGTCAGGAAAGAGAATCTCACCAGCCAACCGCTTCGAGCTAGTGCGCATGACGTCATCCCATTCCAGTGGAGGCGAGACGGACCGCAACGGCTTCCTGCGACAGCTGACCTTCATCAAGGAGTCACCCAGTACCTTAAGACGGGATGGGTCTTGCTCTCGCTCCGTGCCCACTTCCCAGCATGCCTCACCCCGCAGAACCGGTCCTGGCACCTCCACCGTTTTCCTCTGCTCGTCGCGGTGCCAGGAGCTGAAGCCAGTGGTGCAGGGGCCGAGAAGAGGGCTGGGCCGGGGCCCAGGACAGAAGGCTATCCCCGAGCAAGGCCTCCTGCGGCAGAGCAGCGCGCTAGCCAGGGCCACCTCCACCGACTCCAGAGACTTCGAGGTGAAGCGCCCAGCCAGAAGAACCAGCTCAGAGAGCCCTTGTAGAATCCCCAGAAGGAACATCCCTGCACCGAAGCCCACGGGCCGGGAGACATTCAGGCGTGAGCGTGAGACGATCAAGCGTGAGCGTGACCGCGAAACGTTCAAGCGCCATGCCTCGTCCCCGAGCATCAATGTCCTCAGCCGTGTCACCAGCCGAACATCGCTGCGTTCCTCTTCCTCCGACTCCAGTGCCCGCGCCAAAAGCGATGAGGACACCAAGAAGAAGACACAGAGGGCAGGGAGTCGTGGCGCAGACAGGACCACCTGGAGGAGGATCCGTGATGAGGACGTGCCTCAGATCCTACAGAGCACTCTACCGGCCACTGCACTGCCTCTGTTGCCTTCACCCAATGGGCAAAAACCG carries:
- the apc2 gene encoding adenomatous polyposis coli protein 2; protein product: MANASYDQLVRQVEDLRKENSHLRRELQDNSHHLSKLENETSDMKEVLRQLQKKLEQEACTLASSGRTDVLDQLKELHMDLTNYYELKYQPHNLRVLPESLASASGEGEDRLARPTSSQGRARSPHRPSSRQSLSVAGEGTAIHPHLMDSSISKAGLMGEGRVTAQHLEDLCKERAMLLSEIEKEECERHWYYSQLQALSQKLAELPRIETFSIQMDMIRQQLEFEAQQVRSVMEERFGTSDEMVQRTQIRVARLEQLEKELQEAHESRAPLEKTPTLESQTLSCSSKPSMSEMENVSNASGQEAPGEAGSKVEMVFWLLSMLATRDREEMSRTLLAMSSSQDSCIAMRKSGCVPLLVQILHDGPEGVGAAATGEAGGGGGGSSREARSRASAALHNIIYSQQDEGQARREMRVLHVLEQIRSHCESGWDWMEGHLATPSPGGTSTTDIPEPVDPQICQAVCAVMKLSFDEEYRRAMNELGGLQVVAELVHLDQELYGVMNDPINMALRRYAGMALTNLTFGDVVNKATLCTKKSSLQAIVTQLASDSEELHQVVSSILRNLSWRADINSKRALRDVGSVAALMACALQATKESTLKSILSALWNLSAHSQENKVSICSVDGALGFLVSTLTYRCQTNSLAIIESGGGILRNVSSLIATRDDYRQILRDHNCLQTLLQHLRSHSLTIVSNACGTLWNLSARSPKDQELLWDLGAVSMLRNLIHSKHKMIAMGSAAALRNLLANRPLKYKDTAVISPGSCMPSLYMRKQKALEAELDAKHLAETFDSIEKQSPKHPSINKPLRHIESLAKDYASDSGCFDDDEAPNVSSSLDTGTYSMLSMFLNNSNFLQGQPRKKDNEPERDVGLPLTDDKKHAPPDDEVSLAAEKLAKKITNTVAKIDKLVEDITMHTSSEDSFSLSSEDHFVDWPYGSDELHEARAKSCSPCRLSDTSSLAHKERLSRAHALLRLKTNHSSLSNDSLNSGSTSDGYCGSKDQVRTAAKPQMQKRPDKLELKVAHHDILNNSLQGTTEINKNEIPERDSEVKTSEPSSTETEKAEEPYLSTPATTSTKVSSDVSMPTIKLSPSYQHIPLIQSVAKFGVAKNTINVQAAQAMRRQAWVPTVMTGGSITKFSPIVAARSPVLGQMETVQKYSVENTPICFSRCSSLSSLSSGDGALDGQSQSENELESDSSLEIIEVEDDEELRRREEEDETLHDLSDSQMLVTDQKTSASISSLPSDPIEIPKHREKVFLREVSPIIPEDQTPSSSSDNYIHETPLVMSRCSSVSSLGSFESPSIASSILSDPCSEMISGTVSPSDLPDSPGQTMPPSRSKTPCCAETGGPEAQNMGMGNQWESSLRKFMEIADFKERFNLPPDLDTMIYFTVEKPTENFSCASSLSALPLHEHYIQKDVELKLTPLLQQQDNNPNAQHGQRDERDDRGCLDQAERYSEGNSDDDIEILKECINSAMPSRFRKVRPLMSTLSNQMLNPQGRRSIQLPVYMVLPNSNQMCAMRKPGMSERDIYHDDSSFTDSAEGTAINFSSTTSLSDETLQYPMKAKAAKDWRARNMEKRELIDQEAKRIEELRIFSRFHKPNKMPNQPEVTGAQMNRMRHAVPTQRLLMQSKEMAARLTQQRFNRAQSPAPNIQTQAQNLSRSMPQLDLPIRMQRAEMYQSQKSLYGENAQENVAFQSMRHPTPTEEAIYCFYDDQLDKEETRMTQTGLKQINDTNNRITMKTRGGMKGKREDSPQTRLKGFQKIKQNLIMNEAPPCYSLSSSLSSLSDADFEEHKGKKQQVWMKNRHSVASNQAQCNNKLPHIQSQYEENSSPSSVSMDSEDDLLLKCITSAMPKQRKKQSGRKRKSDRKQKQRNGQQKASDDCKPEKEMESDDMLSDKDSDLNSVEWRAIQEGANSIVTKLQASKSQEQSSESESVLSFMSGVSMTSSFTPKADRKNNKDNKNAKKLSEGRNQGTPLDFTQRKPVSNLPVVFRGRTVIYTPKKETTLSQRPPPRKVSPKTEKPVKNPNLAQHRSRSLHRLGWPSDSTAFSLPKRSSTPPARIPKSSSSGSGSSQSSTPSRQTQKKLSPSPTQPSKPALKKVTTPASSPPGKKGNTSLANQPAKSTVNSKTHKSPVRIPFMQTPAQQPRTISPLVTNQPTSISRQNSQVSGKRISPANRFELVRMTSSHSSGGETDRNGFLRQLTFIKESPSTLRRDGSCSRSVPTSQHASPRRTGPGTSTVFLCSSRCQELKPVVQGPRRGLGRGPGQKAIPEQGLLRQSSALARATSTDSRDFEVKRPARRTSSESPCRIPRRNIPAPKPTGRETFRRERETIKRERDRETFKRHASSPSINVLSRVTSRTSLRSSSSDSSARAKSDEDTKKKTQRAGSRGADRTTWRRIRDEDVPQILQSTLPATALPLLPSPNGQKPMPPPLPSKLPTIVLKSRKTSDAIVQTEDLSTSKTNSSTSPTIENGPGMSEDASKLALLRKISIASSGNLQDGDSDCSLKSHSTVSSLNFSDGHSGGVGHFRHSSPSKAARVTPFNYIPSRTACTQQDMECQASTLTEKPAGKVEA